Within the Opitutaceae bacterium TAV5 genome, the region AACCTGTCGCCAGAACAACCTGACGGACGGCTACATCCGTCTGGTGGTGACCCGCGGCGTGGGCGACCTCGGCATGTCGCCCTGGTCATGCGTCAACCCCTCGCTTTTTATCATTGCCGCAAAAATTTCCCTGTATCCCAAGGAGCATTACACAAAGGGGCTGGCCCTCGTGACCGCGGCGACCCGCCGCCTGAGCCCGGCGGCCCTGCCGCCCACGGTCAAATCGCTCAACTACCTCAACAACATCCTCGCCAAGATCGAGGCGCGCCAGGCCGGTTGCCTCGAGGCGATCATGCTCAACGACCAGGGCTACGTGGCCGAGTGCACCGGCGACAACATCTTCATCATCCACAAGGGCACGGTCCTCACGCCGGCGGCCTCGCAGGGCGCGCTCAAGGGCATCACCCGCGATACGATCATCGATATCGCCGCCGAACTCGGTCTGCCCTTCCGCGAGGCCAACCTCACGCGTTACGATATCTGGAATGCCGACGAATGCTTCCTGACGGGAAGCGCCGCCGAGGTGATTCCGGTGGTGAAGCTCGACAGCCGGCAGATCGGCACAGGCCAGCCCGGAGCGCTCACGCAGCGCGTGCTCGAGGCGTTCCACCGCCGCGTGCTGGTCGAAGGCACCCGGATCTGACGCGCCCGAAGTGGCGCGGGCGTCCCGCCCGCTCCGGACGGCATGCACAGAAGCATGCCGCTACGCGCAAACCTGTTGCCGCGGTCCCGTATCCGGGGAGTTTGGGATGGTGTGCGCTGCCTGCTGCCGGTGTTTTCCCGCGCCAAAACGGCGCGGATTCCCCGGCGTGGCGCACCCGGCTGGCGCATTTTGCGCTCACTTCCGGCGGTTCGCCGCCTGTTTTCCCTTCACGGCTTGCCGGGTTTGCTACACTCCCTTCAGGCGGTCCGGTCCCGCCCCGGTTTGGCCTGGTCGAGCCGGCGCCGGCCCGGCCTGGCATGAACCGTGCAAGAAGGATGTGCGATTCCGCTCGCCGGAGTCCCGTTTCTCCTTCGGAATTCTTTACCAAACAATTTTCACAAACCGGTCGAAACCTGCCCGAAAAACGTTAAACTTCAGTCATGGCCTCCAACATCAAGTGCGACATTTGCGGAAAGCCCGCCACCGTACACCTCACGCAGATCGTGAACAACAAGGTGCACAAGGTGGATCTTTGCGAGGAATGCGCCCAGGCCAAGGGCGTGACCGATCCGAGCGGGTTCTCGCTTTCGGATCTCCTGCACAAGGCCGCCCTCACCGCCGGCGATACCGCTTCCGCCGGTGCGCTCCGCTGCGAGGCCTGCGGCTTCACCGAGGCCGATTTCAAGAAGCACGGTCGCTTCGGTTGCCCGCAATGCTACGAAACCTTCCGCGACATGGTCGGCCCCATGCTGGAAAACATGCACAAGGGCGTCTCCCACGCCGGCAAGGTTCCGGTCAAGTCCCTCACGCGCAAGTCGCTCTACGACCGCCTCACCGAACTGGAGGTCAACCTCAACGAGGCCGTCAAGACCGAGCGCTACGAGGACGCCGCCAAATACCGCGACGAAATCCGCCAGCTCAAATCCACGAGAGAGGTCGAGGAACTCGACCTCTCGAAAAAACTGAAAAACTGAACGCTGAAAAACTGAAAACCGGACCTTCCAACTCCCGCAAGCACCGCCACGCCGCTGCGAAACCCGCATTGTCCTTTGCCGCTCGCAGCGTTTCCGCCCGCTGAATCGCCCACCTTTCCCGCCATGAACATCGACGCCCTTCTCGCCACACCTTCGGAACTCACGGATACCGCGAACTCCGGTTCCAAGTGCGCGATCGTGCTCATGACGCGCATCCGGCTCGCACGCAACCTCGCCCGCCACTCCTTCCCGGGCTGGGCTCGCGAGACCGACCGCGCCGATGTTCTCGGCCTCTGCCGCGAGGCGCTCGCCGCCACCGCGCCGATGAAGCGCTCGTCCATGCAGGCCGTCATCGGCGACCTCACCGAGTTGCAGAAGCAGATGCTCGTGGAGCGCCATCTCATTTCACGCGAACTCAGCGGCACGAAGGGGCCGTCCGGCGTCGTCATCAACCGGGACCAGACTTTCTCCGTCATGATCAACGAGGAGGATCACCTGCGCATCCAGATCCTCCGCTCCGGCTTCCAGCTCAAAAAAACCTGGACGGCCATCGATGCGCTCGACACCGAACTCGAGGGCCGGCTCGACTACGCCTTCGATTCCACCCTCGGCTACCTGACCGCCTGCCCGACCAATCTCGGCACCGGCCTGCGCGCTTCGGCCATGATGCACCTGCCCGCGCTCGTCATCTCGGGCCAGATGGAAAAAGTCGTCCGTGCCGTCAACCAGCTCGGCATGGCCGTGCGCGGTCTCTTCGGCGAAGGCTCCGACGCCTCCGGCAGCATTTTCCAGATTTCCAACCAGACCACACTCGGCGAGTCCGAGGAAGCCATCATCAAGCGCCTCGGCAGCGTGCTGCAGTCGATCATCGAGCACGAGGTCAACGCCCGCGGCAAACTCCTCGAGACCGACGGCGCCCGCCTCCACGACAAGATCGGCCGCGCCTACGGTATCCTGCAAAATTGCCACCTGCTCACCTCCAGCGAGGCGATGAACCTCCTCTCGCTCCAGCGGCTCGGCATTGACCTCGGCATTTTTCCGGACCACACCCGGCCCGTGATCGACCGCCTCCTTATCGAGAGCCAGCCCGGCCACATCCAGCATGCCGCCGGCACCGATGCCGATGGCGCCCGTCGCGACATGCTCCGCGCCGACAAACTGCGTGCCGAATTTGCCGCTTTCGCCAAACCGGATTTCGTAAAACCTGACCAGGAACAGGAAACGGAAAACCAGAACCGAAAGCCGCCAGCCAGCAACGATCACAACTCCGACCCGATTTAACAACCCGCAACCCGCCACTCGCAACTACACACCAGAAGGGGCAATATCATGGAACCGATGAACAACTTCACACCCCGCGCCCAGCAGGTCCTCTCGCTCGCCCGCAAGGAAGCCGACCGCTTTCGCCACAACTATGTGGGCACGGAACACATTCTCCTCGGCCTCATCAAGCTCGGCCAGGGCGTCGCCGTCAGCGTGCTCCAGAAGATGGGGCTCGACCTTGAAACCGTGCGCAACGCCGTCGAAAAGCAGGTCGGCACCGGCCAGGAGACCAAGAGCCAGGGCAGCATCCCGTACACGCCCCGCGTGAAAAAGGTCCTCGCCCTCGCCGGCAAGGAAGCCAAGGCGCTCAACCACTCCTACGTCGGCACCGAGCACCTCCTGCTCGGCCTTCTCCGCGAAGGCGAAGGCGTGGCCGCCCGCGTCCTCAAGTCGCTCGATGTGGACATCGAGCGCACCCGCAGCGAAATCCTCCGCGAGCTCGATCCGCAGTTCTCCGGCGACGGTTCCGGCGAGGCCGGCGGCGCCTCCTCCGAAGGCGAGCAGCCCGCCGCGGCCGGTTCCGGCTCCTCGGGCAGCGGCGACAGCAAGAAGGAAGTGAAGACGCCCGCGCTCAAGGCCTTCGGCCGCGACCTCACCGAACTCGCCCGCAAGGGAGAGCTCGATCCCGTCGTCGGTCGCAAGAACGAGATCCGCCGCGTCATCCAGATCCTCTGCCGCCGCACCAAGAACAACCCCGTCCTCATCGGCGAGGCCGGCGTGGGCAAGACGGCCATTGTCGAGGGCCTCGCGCAGGAAATCGTCGCCGGCGTCGTGCCCGAAATCCTCATGGACAAGAAGGTCATCACGCTCGACCTCGCGCTCATGGTCGCCGGCACCAAGTACCGCGGCCAGTTCGAGGAGCGCATCAAGGCCGTGATGGACGAGATCCGGAAGTCGAAAAACATCATCCTCTTCATCGACGAGATGCACACGATCGTCGGCGCCGGCGCCGCCGAGGGCGCGATGGATGCCTCCAACATCTTCAAGCCCGCGCTCAGCCGCGGCGAGCTCCAGTGCATCGGCGCGACCACGCTCAACGAGTACCGCAAGTACATCGAGAAGGACAGCGCGCTCGACCGCCGCTTCCAGTCCGTGAAGGTCGAGCCGCCGTCCGTCGAGGATACGATTGTCATCCTCAAGGGAATACGCGGCAAGTACGAGGATCACCACAAGGCCGTCTTCACCGACAAGTCGATCGAGGCCGCGACCAAGCTCTCCGACCGCTACATCACCGGCCGTTTTCTGCCCGACAAGGCCATCGACGTGATGGACGAGGCCGGTTCGCGCGCCCGCATCGCGTCGCTCAACCGCCCGCCCGAGATCGAGGCCATCGTCAAGGAGATCGAGGACGTGTGTGCGAAGAAGGAAGCCGCCATCGCCGGCCAGCATTTCGAGGAAGCCGCCCGCTACCGCGACGCCGAGAAGCAGCTCCGCGCCCGCCAGGAGCAGGTCACCGAAGCCTGGAAGAAGTCGCGCGATGAAAAGCGCGTGACCATCGACGAGGACCTGATGATGCACGTCGTCGCCGACTGGACCGGCATCCCGCTCTCGCGCATGGAGAAGAAGGACAGCGAAAAGCTCCTCGGCATCGAGGCCGAGATCCAGAAGGTCGTCATCGGCCAGGATGTCGCCTCGATCGCCATCGCCCGGGCGCTCCGCCGCTCGCGTGCCGATCTCAAGGACCCGCGCCGCCCGATCGGCTCGTTCCTCTTCGTCGGTCCCACCGGCGTCGGCAAGACCGAGACTGCCAAGCAGCTCGCCGTGCAGATGTTCGGCAACCAGGAGGCGCTCATCCAGATCGACATGAGCGAGTACATGGAAAAGTTCGCCGTCTCGCGCCTTGTCGGCTCGCCTCCGGGCTACGTCGGCTACGAGGAAGGCGGCCAGCTCACCGAGGCCGTCCGCCGTCGTCCGTACTCCGTGATCCTCTTCGACGAAATCGAGAAGGCGCACCCGGACGTGTTGCAGCTCCTGTTACAGATTCTCGAAGACGGACGCCTGACCGACTCGCTCGGTCGCACGGTGGATTTCCGGAATGCGATCATCATCATGACCTCGAACGTCGGCGCGCAGCTCCTGCAGCGCCAGACGACGATGGGCTTCGGCGCCTCGCCCGGCAGTTTTGCCGATCACGAGAACATGCGCGACAAGGTGATGGAGGAGGCCAAGCGCATCTTCCGTCCCGAGTTCCTGAACCGCATTTCCGACATCATCTTCTTCCGTCCGCTTTCGAAGGACGACCTCATCAGGATCGTCGAGATCGAGGTGGTGAAGTTCGCGAAGCGGCTCGAGGACCGGAAGATCACGATCGAGTTCACCGACGAGGCGAAGGCGTTGCTCATCGACAAGGGGTACGACGAGAAGTTCGGCGCGCGTCCGCTGCGCCGGGCGGTCGAGCACTACCTTGAAGACCCGCTGGCCGAGGCGATCCTGCGCGGCGAGGTGAAGGACGGCGAGCCGGTGCTCGTGGTCCGCAAGGACAACGACACGCTGGCCTTCGAGCAGAAGAAGCCGAGCGAGAGTTCGTCCGACACCGAAGCCGGCACGACGGCGTAGGATTTGACGGAGCGGCGGCATTCCTGCCGCTGCATGTGCGTCAGCGCGTATCCTGTCGGCCTCCCCTCCCGCGCACGCCCACAACCGTGCGGGGCGTCGTGGACGTCCCGCGCAGCGACGTGGACGTCGCCGCTCCGTCAAACGCGGCCCCGTCGCCAGATTTTTGGATTCGACGGGAGGCGCCCGCACCGCCGAGAGTGCGCGACGTGTCGAAAAGCGTTCACAAAAACATCGGAGTCGTGGCCAGCGTAACGATGTTTTCCCGCGTGCTCGGACTCGGCCGCGACATGCTCACGGCGGCGGTCTTCGGCGCGAGCGCGCTCAACTCGGCCTTCGTCACCGCCTTCACGTTGCCCAACCTGTTTCGCCGGCTGCTCGGCGAAGGTGCGCTGACGGCGGCGCTCGTGCCCACGCTGCACGAGGAACTGAAACGCAACGATCGCGAGGGCGCGCTCCGGCTGGTCAGCCGCGTGGCGAGCTGGCTGCTGGTGGTGACGGGAATCCTGGTGGGCGCGGCCATGCTGTTTTTCGCTCTCGCGGGCCGCTGGGCCGCGGTGCTGCGCGGGTGGGGCGTGGATGCGGATACGGCGGGGCGCTGGGAAGCGGCGGCGAGTCTGGCCGTGGTGCTGTTTCCCTACCTGGTTTTTGTGTGCCTGGCGGCGGCCTTCAGCGCGGCGTTGCAGACGTTCAACCGGTTTCTCGAACCGGCGTTGTCGCCGGTGTGGCTCAACCTTTCGATGATCGGCCTGCTCGGCGGCGCGACCTGGCTGGGCTGGGCCGG harbors:
- a CDS encoding ATP:guanido phosphotransferase, yielding MNIDALLATPSELTDTANSGSKCAIVLMTRIRLARNLARHSFPGWARETDRADVLGLCREALAATAPMKRSSMQAVIGDLTELQKQMLVERHLISRELSGTKGPSGVVINRDQTFSVMINEEDHLRIQILRSGFQLKKTWTAIDALDTELEGRLDYAFDSTLGYLTACPTNLGTGLRASAMMHLPALVISGQMEKVVRAVNQLGMAVRGLFGEGSDASGSIFQISNQTTLGESEEAIIKRLGSVLQSIIEHEVNARGKLLETDGARLHDKIGRAYGILQNCHLLTSSEAMNLLSLQRLGIDLGIFPDHTRPVIDRLLIESQPGHIQHAAGTDADGARRDMLRADKLRAEFAAFAKPDFVKPDQEQETENQNRKPPASNDHNSDPI
- a CDS encoding ATP-dependent Clp protease ATP-binding protein; the encoded protein is MEPMNNFTPRAQQVLSLARKEADRFRHNYVGTEHILLGLIKLGQGVAVSVLQKMGLDLETVRNAVEKQVGTGQETKSQGSIPYTPRVKKVLALAGKEAKALNHSYVGTEHLLLGLLREGEGVAARVLKSLDVDIERTRSEILRELDPQFSGDGSGEAGGASSEGEQPAAAGSGSSGSGDSKKEVKTPALKAFGRDLTELARKGELDPVVGRKNEIRRVIQILCRRTKNNPVLIGEAGVGKTAIVEGLAQEIVAGVVPEILMDKKVITLDLALMVAGTKYRGQFEERIKAVMDEIRKSKNIILFIDEMHTIVGAGAAEGAMDASNIFKPALSRGELQCIGATTLNEYRKYIEKDSALDRRFQSVKVEPPSVEDTIVILKGIRGKYEDHHKAVFTDKSIEAATKLSDRYITGRFLPDKAIDVMDEAGSRARIASLNRPPEIEAIVKEIEDVCAKKEAAIAGQHFEEAARYRDAEKQLRARQEQVTEAWKKSRDEKRVTIDEDLMMHVVADWTGIPLSRMEKKDSEKLLGIEAEIQKVVIGQDVASIAIARALRRSRADLKDPRRPIGSFLFVGPTGVGKTETAKQLAVQMFGNQEALIQIDMSEYMEKFAVSRLVGSPPGYVGYEEGGQLTEAVRRRPYSVILFDEIEKAHPDVLQLLLQILEDGRLTDSLGRTVDFRNAIIIMTSNVGAQLLQRQTTMGFGASPGSFADHENMRDKVMEEAKRIFRPEFLNRISDIIFFRPLSKDDLIRIVEIEVVKFAKRLEDRKITIEFTDEAKALLIDKGYDEKFGARPLRRAVEHYLEDPLAEAILRGEVKDGEPVLVVRKDNDTLAFEQKKPSESSSDTEAGTTA
- a CDS encoding branched-chain amino acid aminotransferase (catalyzes the transamination of the branched-chain amino acids to their respective alpha-keto acids); amino-acid sequence: MKIYLDGKFVDQADAKISVFDHGLLYGDGVFEGIRLYQGNIFRLEEHLERLEYSAKAILLDMPWSREEIASATCETCRQNNLTDGYIRLVVTRGVGDLGMSPWSCVNPSLFIIAAKISLYPKEHYTKGLALVTAATRRLSPAALPPTVKSLNYLNNILAKIEARQAGCLEAIMLNDQGYVAECTGDNIFIIHKGTVLTPAASQGALKGITRDTIIDIAAELGLPFREANLTRYDIWNADECFLTGSAAEVIPVVKLDSRQIGTGQPGALTQRVLEAFHRRVLVEGTRI
- a CDS encoding excinuclease ABC subunit B, yielding MASNIKCDICGKPATVHLTQIVNNKVHKVDLCEECAQAKGVTDPSGFSLSDLLHKAALTAGDTASAGALRCEACGFTEADFKKHGRFGCPQCYETFRDMVGPMLENMHKGVSHAGKVPVKSLTRKSLYDRLTELEVNLNEAVKTERYEDAAKYRDEIRQLKSTREVEELDLSKKLKN